A genomic segment from Rhizoctonia solani chromosome 11, complete sequence encodes:
- a CDS encoding Transposon Tf2-7 polyprotein, whose protein sequence is MSWLKLHNPTIEWTTKRVMFNSVYCSTTCFSSSSHIILGNTGGTANHLESVPEDLGGAEAPYEALESIPRDPGGAVNHSLEGIPEELCDYAEVFSEDKVTELPPHRSYDLEIVLQDQTKQVKGPVYPLRPSDDEELKRILKEQLDQGLIRPSKSHYSSPVIFVPKKNGKRRMCIDYRALNANTVKNSYPLPLISNLIEKLRGAKCFTALDLKSGYNLVRIKEGDEWKTAFKTKYGLFEYLVMPFGLCNAPATFQHFMNDILRDILDVYVIVYLDDILIFSKSREEHVTHVREVLKRLQKHKLYCQLEKCRFFQDQVHYLGIIANGEGVCADPEKISKAVDWATPQTVKGVQEFLGFVNFYRRFIMNFSKLAYPLYQLLRKENPWKWGAEQQESFDNLKRALIESPVLIQPDVSKEFFLECDASDYATGAILSQKGGDDKLHPVAFLSKSLSPAECNYDIYDKELLAVIRALKEWRHLLEGSEIPVKVLTDHKNLEYFQTKRELNRRQARWMGFLADYNYRIVYRPGSQNKKADILSRREDLKGEAKGGGEAPALIAPELFISSILTDSDLNDLIRDALPDDKTVAKILKSLEENIPVKGWSLDNGLLYYHQCIYVPNEPEIRRLVLESRHDNPSTGHPGQWRTMELLSPLLLVWDEAICGQIHSGM, encoded by the coding sequence ATGTCttggctcaagttacacaaccctactatagaATGGACTACCAAGCGTGTAATGTTTAACTCTGTATACTGTAGTACAActtgtttttcttcttcttctcatATTATCCTGGGAAACACTGGTGGGACTGCCAACCACCTTGAAAGTGTACCAGAAGACCTAGGAGGTGCTGAGGCTCCTTATGAGgctcttgaaagtatccctaGGGACCCTGGAGGTGCTGTGAATCATTCacttgaaggcatcccagAGGAACTCTGTGACTATGCagaggtattttctgaggacaAGGTGACAGAGTTGCCTCCTCATCGCTCCTATGACTTGGAGATAGTCCTCCAAGATCAAACCAAACAGGTTAAAGGACCTGTCTATCCCCTTAGACcttctgatgatgaggaactcaAGAGGATCCTAAAGGAACAGCtggaccaaggccttatcAGGCCCTCAAAATCCCATTACAGCTCTCCTGTGATctttgttcccaaaaagaATGGCAAAAGGAGGATGTGCATTGACTATCGTGCACTGAATGCCAACACAGTCAAGAACTCTTACCCCCTTCCTTTGATTTCCAATCTCATTGAGAAGTTAAGGGGTGCAAAGTGCTTTACTGCTCTGGACCTTAAATCTGGATATAACCTTGTCAgaattaaggaaggagatgaatggaaaacagcattCAAGACTAAATATGGCCtttttgaatacctggttatgccctttgggctGTGCAATGCCCCAGCTaccttccagcatttcatgaatgatatCCTGAGGGACATCTTAGATGTCTATGTGATAGtgtacttggatgatatccttaTTTTCTCCAAATCCAGAGAAGAACATGttacccatgtcagggaagttctCAAAAGGCTACAGAAGCACAAGTTGTACTGTCAGCTTGAGAAATGCAGGTTCTTCCAGGATCAAGTACACTACTTGGGAATCATAGCCAATGGGGAAGGGGTATGTGCAGACCCTGAAAAAATTTCCAAAGctgttgattgggcaacacccCAGACAGTtaaaggggttcaagagttcttaggttttGTCAACTTCTACAGGCGGTTCATTATGAACTTCTCCAAGCTTGCATATCCACTCTACCAACTGTTGCGCAAGGAGAACCCTTGGAAGTGGGGTGCTGAACAGCAGGAGTCTTTTGACAACCTAAAAAGAGCTCTGATTGAATCCCCTGTCCTCATTCAGCCTGATGTTTCAAAAGAGttcttccttgagtgtgatgCATCAGATTATGCAACTGGTGCAATCCTTAGCCAAAAAGGTGGAGATGACAAACTCCATCCTGTGGCCTTCCTTTCAAAGAGCCTATCACCTGCAGAATGCAACTATGACATCTATGACAAAGAGTTGCTTGCAGTGATTAGAGCATTGAAGGAATGGAGACACCTTTTGGAAGGCTCTGAAATCCCTGTCAAAGTCCTCACAGATCAcaaaaacctggaatatttcCAAACAAAGAGGGAACTTAACAGGCGTCAGGCTAgatggatgggatttttggcagacTATAACTACAGAATTGTTTACAGGCCTGGCTCCCAAAACAAAAAAGCTGATATCCTTTCCAGGAGAGAAGACCTGAAAGGGGAGGCTAAAGGGGGGGGTGAAGCCCCTGCACTTATTGCACCAGAGCTTTTTATATCTTCAATTCTCACAGACAGTGACCTCAATGACCTTATCAGAGATGCACTGCCTGATGACAAAACTGTTGCCAAAATCCTGAAGTCCTTGGAGGAAAACATTCCTGTTAAAGGCTGGTCTCTGGATAATGGGTTGCTCTACTACCACCAGTGCATTTATGTACCCAATGAACCAGAAATCAGGCGCCTTGTCCTTgaaagcaggcatgataatCCTTCCACAGGCCATCCAGGACAGTGGAGAACCATGGAGTTGCTGTCGCCATTATTATTGGTCTGGGATGAAGCAATCTGTGGCCAAATACATTCAGGCATGTGA
- a CDS encoding Transposon Tf2-12 polyprotein, giving the protein MGLLQPIDLPRKPWEEITYDLIVGLPISEGYDAILTVVDRLSKMVHFIPTTSKATAVDVANLFVNFIWKLHGLPRKTISDCGPQFNAKFLRQVYKRLGIEPHFSTAYRPQVDGQSERLNQFVEIFLRHYLSHRQDDWVALLPLAEFAYNNGVHAGSKHSPFYLCYGYNPDFTVGDITVTQVPQADELAEFLKRNLEEAKAALTMAQNKQAFYYNNKHKAAIKLEPGDRVFLDSSNIKTSRPSHKLEHKRLGPYKVLEKIGKESYKLELPKSMKIHPVFHTALLHKEPFDEFQRKPKPLPPVITQTGEEEYVVEKILDSRKQGRNLWYYVKWKGYGPEENTWEPKSHLANAPKQVAKFHQLHPDAPGP; this is encoded by the coding sequence ATGGGGTTACTCCAACCTATTGATCTACCCAGAAAGCCTTGGGAGGAAATTACATATGACCTGATTGTTGGCCTTCCTATTTCAGAgggatatgatgcaatactCACAGTGGTGGATAGACTATCCAAGATGGTCCATTTCATTCCTACCACCTCTAAAGCCactgctgttgatgttgcaaatCTCTTTGTAAACTTCAtatggaaactccatgggctgCCCAGAAAAACCATCTCAGATTGTGGGCCTCAATTCAATGCCAAATTCCTGCGCCAAGTATACAAGCGTTTGGGGATAGAGCCACACTTCTCAACAGCCTACAGACCCCAAGTGGATGGGCAAAGTGAGAGGTTAAACCAGTTTGTTGAAATCTTCCTAAGGCACTATCTTAGCCATAGGCAAGATGACTGGGTTGCTCTCCTTCCcttggcagaatttgcataTAACAATGGGGTTCATGCTGGGTCCAAACACTCTCCTTTTTACCTCTGTTATGGGTACAATCCAGATTTCACTGTTGGGGATATTACTGTTACCCAAGTCCCTCAAGCAGATGAACTGGCTGAGTTCTTGAAGAGAAACCTGGAGGAAGCCAAAGCTGCATTAACCATGGCCCAGAACAAGCAAGCCTTCTACTATAATAACAAGCACAAGGCAGCAATCAAGCTTGAACCTGGTGATAGGGTCTTCTTAGACAGCAGCAAtatcaaaacttcaaggccttcccacAAACTTGAGCACAAGAGGTTGGGACCATACAAAGTCTTGGagaagattggcaaagagagCTACAAGTTGGAACTTCCAAAATCTATGAAGAtccatccagtattccacaCAGCTCTACTCCACAAGGAACCCTTTGATGAATTCCAGCGCAAACCCAAACCTTTGCCTCCTGTAATTACCCAaacaggagaagaagaatatgtgGTGGAGAAGATCTTGGATTCCAGGAAGCAAGGAAGGAACCTGTGGTACTATGTCAagtggaaagggtatggaccagaagagaaCACCTGGGAACCCAAAAGTCACTTGGCCAATGCACCAAAACAGGTTGCCAAATTCCACCAGCTACACCCAGATGCACCTgggccttga